From Candidatus Abyssobacteria bacterium SURF_5, one genomic window encodes:
- a CDS encoding bifunctional riboflavin kinase/FAD synthetase, which yields MLIFSNLDNPLPQLKNACVTLGVFDGVHLGHQKIIRRVLEKARKYGGESCVVTFDPHPREVLSPHDAPNLLTTTDKKAQLIEQLGIDALCLVRFTPEFANTEARAFVEDFLVGSLRMRAIIEGYNWVFGKGRKGNIALLDELSRKYQYEVEQVEPVEIEGQPISSTLIRELVLCGDLQASEKYLGRKYSITGDIVGGARLGREMGFPTANIEPRHEAIPPDGIYAVWVNVLDVCKPGTLNIGFRPTVSNERKRTIEVHIMDFYHDIYNEKVEVTFVAKLRDERKFPSVDALVEQIKKDVEKARNILVEQSKSV from the coding sequence ATGTTGATATTCTCTAATCTTGACAATCCGCTTCCGCAATTGAAGAACGCGTGCGTGACGCTGGGGGTTTTCGACGGCGTCCACCTGGGGCATCAGAAAATCATTCGACGGGTACTAGAGAAGGCTCGCAAGTATGGCGGCGAGAGCTGTGTTGTGACATTCGACCCTCATCCGCGCGAAGTGCTCAGCCCGCATGACGCTCCCAATTTGCTTACGACCACCGATAAGAAGGCGCAACTGATCGAGCAACTCGGGATTGACGCGCTGTGTCTGGTCAGGTTCACGCCCGAATTCGCGAATACCGAGGCGCGCGCTTTTGTCGAGGATTTTCTTGTTGGGTCGCTCCGCATGAGGGCTATCATCGAAGGCTATAACTGGGTATTCGGCAAGGGCCGAAAAGGGAATATCGCATTGCTCGACGAATTGAGCCGGAAATATCAGTATGAAGTCGAGCAAGTCGAACCGGTGGAGATCGAAGGCCAGCCGATAAGCAGCACGCTCATTCGAGAACTCGTGCTTTGTGGCGATCTGCAAGCGAGCGAGAAGTACTTGGGGCGAAAGTACTCGATCACCGGAGATATTGTCGGAGGCGCACGTCTCGGAAGAGAGATGGGATTCCCGACAGCCAATATCGAGCCGCGCCACGAGGCTATTCCGCCCGATGGTATCTATGCAGTATGGGTGAATGTGCTGGATGTCTGCAAGCCGGGCACCCTGAACATAGGCTTCCGCCCGACCGTCTCGAATGAGCGCAAGCGGACGATTGAAGTCCATATCATGGATTTCTATCACGACATCTATAATGAGAAGGTCGAGGTGACTTTTGTCGCGAAACTGCGCGACGAAAGGAAATTTCCTTCCGTCGATGCCCTCGTGGAACAGATCAAAAAGGATGTTGAGAAGGCCCGGAACATCCTTGTTGAACAAAGCAAAAGCGTGTGA
- a CDS encoding triose-phosphate isomerase yields the protein MIVAGNWKMYKLIDEAGKLATQLKKQLSKIKPAVTPVVCPPFTALAEVASIIKGSRLLLGGQDMHWETQGAYTGEVSAAMLKDAGCACVIIGHSERRQYFGETDATVNKKVHAALKVGLKPIMCVGETEAQREQGQTEAVIVRQVEGGLNDVAVDQFAQVIVAYEPVWAIGTGKNATPGQAQEVHALIRRLVRDRFKAATASDLPILYGGSVKPENALELFLQPDINGGLIGGASLTADSFVQIVRAGEAAVS from the coding sequence ATGATAGTGGCCGGCAATTGGAAAATGTACAAGCTCATTGACGAAGCCGGCAAGCTGGCAACGCAGTTAAAAAAGCAACTTTCCAAGATCAAACCGGCTGTTACTCCTGTCGTGTGTCCGCCTTTTACGGCCCTGGCCGAGGTCGCTTCCATTATTAAAGGCTCGCGGCTCCTGCTGGGCGGTCAGGACATGCATTGGGAGACACAGGGAGCTTATACCGGCGAAGTCTCCGCCGCCATGCTGAAGGATGCCGGCTGCGCCTGCGTGATCATTGGCCATTCGGAGCGGCGGCAGTATTTCGGGGAAACGGATGCGACCGTGAACAAGAAGGTTCATGCCGCCCTCAAAGTTGGATTGAAGCCGATCATGTGCGTTGGTGAGACGGAAGCGCAACGCGAACAAGGTCAGACAGAAGCCGTAATCGTCAGACAGGTGGAAGGCGGGTTGAATGACGTGGCGGTGGACCAATTTGCACAGGTGATTGTTGCGTACGAACCCGTGTGGGCCATCGGCACTGGCAAGAACGCAACGCCCGGGCAGGCCCAAGAAGTGCACGCGCTAATCCGGCGGCTGGTCCGGGATAGATTCAAGGCAGCCACAGCGTCCGACCTTCCCATTCTGTACGGAGGGAGCGTGAAACCCGAAAACGCATTGGAATTGTTTCTGCAGCCGGATATCAATGGGGGCCTTATTGGCGGAGCGAGTTTAACTGCGGACTCATTTGTACAAATAGTACGCGCGGGCGAAGCCGCCGTATCATGA
- the hisC gene encoding histidinol-phosphate transaminase, which translates to MKFGRRHLDLVQGYVPGEQPQEEGFIKLNTNENPYPPSPRVVKVLTRISPDRMRKYPDPVFRRLRQKIALAYGVRPAQVFVGNGSDEVLSLLVRTFVDPDEKVLFTYPTYVLYETLARLNAVEHEAIELDAQFDLSEEVFRSSGKLFFIANPNSPTGKPVKSDVIRRLCDSFAGLVVADEAYADFSDTSSIPILSECPNLVILRTFSKAFSLASIRVGFALAAEDVIADLMKTKDSYNVNLLSQLAAEAAIEDIEYMRENARKIVQTRERMSASLRGLGFTVYPSGANFVLTKYNDNASPLYEELKRRKILVRYFPIRRLENCLRISVGTDAEVDALLTELGDIVRSGQ; encoded by the coding sequence ATGAAATTTGGACGAAGACATCTCGACCTCGTGCAAGGTTATGTGCCGGGCGAGCAGCCGCAGGAAGAGGGTTTCATTAAGTTGAACACCAATGAAAACCCGTACCCACCATCTCCCCGCGTCGTCAAGGTCTTGACGCGGATAAGCCCCGATCGCATGCGCAAATATCCCGACCCGGTTTTCCGCCGGTTGCGGCAGAAGATCGCCCTTGCGTACGGTGTCCGGCCGGCCCAGGTCTTCGTGGGCAACGGTTCTGATGAAGTGCTGAGCCTGCTGGTGCGAACTTTTGTGGACCCGGATGAGAAGGTTCTGTTCACGTACCCGACATACGTGCTTTACGAAACGCTCGCGCGACTGAACGCGGTCGAGCACGAAGCGATCGAACTCGACGCACAGTTCGATCTGTCGGAAGAGGTTTTCCGCAGCAGCGGAAAGCTCTTCTTCATCGCCAATCCGAATTCGCCGACGGGAAAGCCGGTAAAATCCGACGTGATCAGGCGGCTGTGCGATTCGTTTGCCGGTTTGGTGGTCGCGGATGAGGCATATGCCGACTTCAGCGATACCTCAAGTATTCCAATCCTGTCCGAGTGCCCGAACCTGGTTATTCTGCGAACGTTTTCAAAGGCATTCTCGCTTGCGTCAATTCGAGTTGGCTTTGCGCTTGCGGCTGAGGACGTCATTGCCGACCTCATGAAAACGAAGGATTCCTACAATGTGAATCTCCTGAGCCAGTTGGCGGCCGAGGCCGCCATCGAGGACATTGAGTATATGCGCGAGAACGCGCGCAAGATTGTTCAGACTCGCGAGCGAATGTCGGCAAGCCTCAGGGGATTAGGATTTACCGTCTATCCTTCCGGCGCCAATTTCGTTCTGACAAAATACAACGATAATGCATCCCCTTTATATGAAGAGTTGAAGAGAAGAAAGATTCTGGTGCGATATTTCCCGATCCGACGGCTCGAGAATTGCCTGCGCATTTCTGTCGGCACTGACGCCGAAGTGGATGCGCTTCTGACGGAATTAGGCGACATTGTGAGGAGCGGACAGTGA
- the murA gene encoding UDP-N-acetylglucosamine 1-carboxyvinyltransferase — MDAFLIRGGRPLKGRVKIRGAKNAVLPIMTASILADQPCVIENVPVLRDIVTMSKVLEHMGATVHDVGTGTLTVDCKLLKDHIAPYELVRTMRASVLVMGPLLAKLGKAKVALPGGCAIGLRPIDLHLKGIEALGASVKSGRGYVQVSARKLHGAEICLDYASVGATENLLMACVLAKGTSVIENAAREPEVQDLAKFLKALGAKITGEGTSRIVIEGVSGLGSATHCIIPDRIEAGTYLTAGAITNGRVTVDGVIEEHLGEFLKMLGDAGANIEANGPSITVSVPDGLKPVKIRTMPYPGFPTDMQAQFMALMSVTPGISSITETVFENRFMQVAELNRMGANIRIERNTAIINGVSHLSGAEVMASDLRASAALVLAGLVSRGETKISRIYHIDRGYDQIERRLKSLGADIRRVAD, encoded by the coding sequence ATGGATGCTTTTCTCATTCGCGGTGGACGGCCCCTCAAGGGGCGGGTCAAAATCAGGGGGGCGAAGAATGCGGTTCTCCCGATTATGACCGCCTCGATTCTTGCCGATCAGCCATGTGTCATTGAAAATGTACCGGTCCTGCGTGACATTGTGACCATGAGCAAAGTGCTCGAGCATATGGGAGCAACGGTCCATGATGTCGGCACCGGAACCCTCACTGTCGATTGCAAACTCCTGAAGGACCACATCGCGCCGTATGAACTCGTGCGGACGATGCGCGCTTCCGTGCTCGTAATGGGCCCGCTCCTTGCCAAGCTGGGAAAAGCCAAAGTCGCCCTTCCCGGCGGATGCGCCATCGGGTTGCGCCCGATCGACCTGCACTTGAAAGGGATTGAGGCGCTCGGGGCATCGGTGAAATCGGGCCGCGGTTATGTTCAGGTTTCCGCCCGCAAGCTGCACGGGGCGGAAATCTGCCTGGACTACGCGAGTGTCGGCGCGACGGAGAATCTGTTGATGGCATGCGTTCTCGCCAAAGGCACCAGTGTGATCGAAAATGCCGCCCGCGAGCCCGAGGTGCAGGATCTGGCGAAATTTCTGAAGGCGCTCGGCGCGAAAATCACGGGCGAGGGAACTTCACGAATAGTGATAGAAGGCGTCAGCGGCCTTGGTTCTGCCACGCACTGTATTATCCCCGACCGCATCGAAGCCGGGACTTATCTTACGGCGGGCGCCATCACCAATGGGCGCGTCACCGTTGATGGAGTGATCGAGGAACACCTGGGCGAATTTCTGAAGATGCTGGGCGACGCCGGCGCGAATATCGAAGCCAACGGGCCTTCGATCACGGTCTCCGTGCCTGACGGGCTGAAGCCGGTGAAGATTCGAACTATGCCGTATCCCGGATTCCCCACCGATATGCAGGCTCAGTTTATGGCGCTGATGTCGGTAACACCGGGAATCAGCTCGATAACCGAGACGGTTTTCGAGAACCGCTTCATGCAGGTTGCCGAATTAAACCGGATGGGCGCGAACATCCGTATCGAGCGCAATACCGCTATTATCAATGGAGTCAGTCATCTTTCCGGCGCGGAAGTGATGGCCTCGGATCTGCGGGCAAGCGCGGCGCTCGTGCTGGCGGGCCTGGTCTCGCGCGGCGAGACCAAGATCTCCCGTATTTATCACATCGATAGAGGATACGATCAGATCGAGCGCCGACTGAAATCGCTGGGGGCCGACATAAGACGGGTGGCCGACTGA
- the hisD gene encoding histidinol dehydrogenase — protein sequence MLTKLDTSNLSRSHLEKALFSRLAEEESARIEVVVKSVVRSVRRDGDKALVRLTKKFDGITLRPDQFRIEHREIEAAYGKIPPDTRRALKRAHANITAFHKKSLRASWGSRARDNSFLGQKITAIANVGVYCPGGKAYYPSSVLMNVVPAKVAGCSRIVMVSPPSSGGSIHPALLVAADIAGATDIYRVGGAQAVAALAFGTETIPKVDKIVGPGNIFVTYAKRLVTGEVAIDMEAGPSEIVIIADSSASARFVAADMLSQAEHDELASAILLTTSDALAQNVLRQLRMQMKAMERRHIISESLRRNGLVLVCRTIDEAVELANRRAPEHLELLVRNPQRLLEKIEHAGVVFLGEHTPNAVGDYFAGPNHVLPTGGRARFSSPLSAEDFLKVTNVVSYTSEKLRADARDIVLIAELEGLTAHANAIRVRTEK from the coding sequence ATGCTGACAAAACTGGATACGTCAAACCTGTCGCGCTCGCATCTCGAAAAAGCACTCTTCTCGAGACTTGCCGAAGAGGAATCTGCCAGGATTGAAGTGGTCGTAAAATCCGTTGTCCGCTCGGTCCGGCGCGATGGCGACAAGGCGCTCGTTCGGCTGACGAAAAAATTCGACGGAATCACGCTAAGGCCCGATCAATTTCGAATAGAGCACCGTGAGATTGAGGCGGCCTATGGGAAAATTCCGCCGGATACCCGTCGCGCGCTGAAGAGAGCGCACGCCAATATAACCGCGTTTCATAAGAAATCGCTTCGCGCGAGCTGGGGCTCTCGTGCACGAGACAACTCATTTCTCGGACAAAAGATAACCGCGATCGCGAATGTTGGCGTCTACTGTCCCGGCGGGAAAGCGTATTATCCGTCTTCCGTATTGATGAATGTCGTGCCGGCAAAGGTGGCCGGCTGCAGCCGCATTGTGATGGTTTCCCCGCCATCGAGCGGAGGGTCAATTCATCCGGCACTCCTGGTCGCAGCCGATATCGCGGGCGCAACTGATATCTACCGCGTCGGCGGGGCGCAGGCTGTCGCGGCTCTGGCATTCGGCACCGAAACAATTCCGAAAGTAGATAAGATCGTCGGGCCCGGAAACATCTTCGTAACATATGCCAAGCGGCTTGTGACGGGAGAGGTGGCCATTGACATGGAGGCCGGCCCGAGCGAGATAGTAATCATCGCCGATTCTTCGGCCTCGGCACGCTTTGTCGCCGCCGACATGCTCTCACAGGCCGAACACGATGAACTGGCGTCTGCCATCCTTCTTACTACCTCTGATGCGCTCGCTCAAAACGTGCTGCGCCAGCTCCGAATGCAAATGAAGGCGATGGAGCGGCGACACATCATCAGCGAGTCGCTCCGCAGAAACGGATTGGTTCTCGTTTGCCGAACGATTGATGAGGCCGTCGAGCTCGCAAATCGACGAGCGCCGGAACACCTGGAGCTGCTCGTCAGAAACCCGCAGCGCCTGCTGGAAAAGATAGAGCACGCCGGAGTCGTTTTCCTCGGAGAACACACTCCGAATGCTGTCGGCGATTATTTCGCCGGACCAAACCACGTGCTTCCCACCGGCGGCCGCGCAAGATTCTCATCGCCGCTGTCCGCTGAGGATTTTCTCAAGGTCACCAATGTCGTCAGCTATACTTCCGAAAAATTGAGAGCCGACGCTCGCGACATCGTCCTCATTGCCGAGCTTGAAGGACTGACCGCGCACGCCAACGCGATCAGGGTAAGAACCGAAAAATGA
- the truB gene encoding tRNA pseudouridine(55) synthase TruB codes for MRESGGLDISGILLVDKPPGMTSHDVVAGVRKLIRPVRVGHTGTLDPLATGLLILCIGKATRIADLLQSEHKVYRASVLLGVRTETQDIEGAVLEQRPAGQIPIERIEEAARFFTGSIAQKPPQFSAVKIGGIRAYRLARRHEKVSLEPRRIEIRRFQIEEVRLPSIEFVVECSKGTYVRTLCSDFGDRLGAGGCMQSLRRLSIGRFSVADAVPFAQLAEAGDVVKNVLPLPQALAHLPNVVCTDEQSERILHGMRIPAGGRFEAHEGWVSASAPDGRVLAVGKLTREGEEIFFQPRKVLSS; via the coding sequence ATGAGGGAAAGCGGCGGCCTGGACATCAGCGGGATCCTGCTTGTTGATAAGCCCCCTGGAATGACCTCCCACGACGTGGTAGCCGGCGTGAGGAAGCTGATTCGGCCGGTTCGCGTTGGGCACACAGGCACGCTCGATCCGCTGGCGACCGGCTTGCTGATTCTGTGCATCGGGAAAGCCACCCGAATAGCGGACCTGCTTCAATCGGAGCACAAAGTTTATCGAGCTTCGGTCCTGCTGGGGGTTCGGACCGAAACGCAGGACATCGAGGGCGCGGTTTTGGAGCAGCGGCCGGCAGGCCAGATTCCGATCGAGCGGATCGAGGAAGCCGCCCGCTTCTTCACCGGGTCGATTGCGCAGAAGCCTCCGCAGTTCTCCGCGGTAAAAATCGGCGGCATTCGGGCTTACCGCCTCGCCAGGCGGCATGAAAAAGTATCGCTGGAGCCGAGAAGGATCGAGATCAGAAGATTCCAGATCGAGGAGGTTCGCCTTCCATCGATCGAATTTGTCGTCGAATGCTCAAAGGGGACATATGTGCGCACCTTGTGCAGCGATTTCGGCGACCGGCTTGGCGCAGGCGGATGCATGCAATCTCTTCGACGACTCTCGATTGGCCGCTTCTCTGTTGCCGATGCGGTTCCCTTTGCTCAACTTGCCGAAGCCGGCGACGTGGTGAAGAATGTGCTGCCGCTTCCGCAGGCACTTGCGCATCTGCCGAACGTCGTATGCACGGATGAGCAATCCGAGCGGATCCTGCATGGCATGCGGATCCCGGCGGGCGGGCGGTTTGAGGCTCATGAAGGCTGGGTCAGCGCCTCCGCACCCGACGGCAGAGTCCTCGCTGTTGGAAAATTGACACGAGAAGGCGAAGAAATATTCTTCCAGCCGAGGAAGGTATTGAGCTCCTGA
- the rbfA gene encoding 30S ribosome-binding factor RbfA, which translates to MENRQKRLSELLKHEISDLILREIKDPRIGFVSITDVEVSSDLRHAKVFISVLGTESERKSTIAGLRSALGFMRREIGSRLRLKYVPELSVLYDNSIEHGSHILELIDSVVEKKTEPADEE; encoded by the coding sequence ATGGAAAACAGACAGAAGCGCCTCAGCGAATTGCTGAAGCATGAAATCAGCGACCTGATCCTGCGGGAAATCAAGGACCCGCGCATTGGATTTGTGTCTATCACGGACGTCGAAGTAAGCTCCGACCTTCGGCACGCCAAAGTCTTCATCAGTGTCCTGGGAACTGAGAGCGAGCGCAAGTCCACGATAGCCGGCCTGCGAAGCGCGCTCGGCTTCATGCGCCGCGAAATCGGAAGCCGGCTTCGGTTGAAGTACGTGCCGGAACTGAGCGTGCTGTATGATAATTCGATCGAGCACGGCTCTCATATTCTCGAGTTGATCGATTCGGTGGTGGAGAAGAAAACCGAGCCCGCCGATGAGGAATAA
- a CDS encoding DUF503 domain-containing protein, translated as MFVGVLQIDLLLRGNTSLKQKRQTLKSIKDRTRRKFNISVAEVDHHDLWQRAVLAVCCVSNDKIHVNQMLSEVVKFIESNFPIELLDYQIEIL; from the coding sequence ATGTTTGTGGGCGTCCTTCAAATAGATCTTTTGTTGCGCGGCAACACATCGCTGAAGCAAAAGCGCCAGACCCTGAAGAGCATCAAAGATCGAACCCGGCGGAAATTCAACATCTCGGTCGCGGAAGTGGATCACCACGACCTGTGGCAGCGCGCGGTCCTTGCAGTCTGCTGTGTCTCGAATGACAAAATCCACGTCAACCAGATGCTCTCGGAGGTCGTGAAGTTCATCGAGAGCAATTTTCCGATCGAACTCCTCGATTACCAAATTGAAATCCTGTAG
- a CDS encoding bifunctional oligoribonuclease/PAP phosphatase NrnA gives MRNKLKQLTEALLSNDRFLLLSHVDPDGDAVGSLIALHALLERRGKRAVAYDRDGVPEIYRFLRGSENIHSSLETPDGFDAAIFVECPNVGRAGENAAALVEKIPLWINIDHHRDNGNFGHLNIVDPQLSATGELVYEVFQLLQEPLDRMTAEALYAAIMTDTGSFRFPNTTPRAHVISAELIGLGIEPHEIYQRIYENLSKPAALINARAHATLEILDGYSCVTVTRAMLKETGATAEDTHEIVNYGRNIESIEVAVLLREMEQGIKVSLRSKSRVNVSEIAARFGGGGHIRAAGCTIQADMEQARRLIFAEVERALEKSHSASRS, from the coding sequence ATGAGGAATAAACTGAAGCAACTAACTGAAGCACTGCTTTCGAACGACCGTTTCCTCCTGTTGTCCCACGTTGATCCTGATGGTGACGCCGTCGGGTCTCTGATAGCTCTTCACGCGCTGCTCGAGCGCAGGGGGAAAAGGGCCGTTGCGTATGACCGTGACGGGGTCCCGGAGATCTACCGCTTCCTCAGAGGCTCCGAAAACATTCACTCGTCGCTGGAAACGCCTGACGGATTTGACGCCGCCATTTTTGTCGAGTGTCCCAATGTGGGGCGGGCGGGCGAAAATGCCGCGGCTCTGGTCGAGAAGATTCCCCTGTGGATCAATATCGATCATCACAGGGACAACGGCAATTTTGGACACTTGAACATTGTTGATCCCCAGCTGTCGGCGACAGGCGAACTGGTGTACGAGGTCTTCCAACTTCTGCAGGAACCGCTTGACCGCATGACCGCGGAGGCCCTGTATGCAGCCATCATGACTGATACGGGCTCTTTCAGGTTCCCCAATACGACGCCGCGGGCGCACGTGATCTCGGCCGAACTCATCGGGCTGGGAATCGAACCGCACGAAATTTACCAGCGGATATATGAAAATCTGAGCAAGCCTGCGGCTCTCATAAACGCCAGGGCGCACGCCACGCTCGAGATACTCGACGGCTATTCGTGCGTTACCGTAACGCGCGCAATGCTGAAGGAGACGGGCGCCACCGCCGAGGATACACACGAGATTGTGAATTATGGCAGGAATATAGAAAGTATCGAGGTGGCCGTCCTTTTGCGCGAAATGGAGCAAGGAATCAAGGTGAGCCTCAGATCGAAATCGCGAGTCAATGTGAGCGAGATCGCAGCCCGATTTGGCGGGGGCGGTCATATTCGCGCCGCCGGTTGCACGATTCAGGCGGATATGGAGCAGGCCAGGCGGCTGATCTTTGCCGAGGTCGAGCGCGCACTGGAAAAATCACATTCCGCTTCGCGATCATGA
- a CDS encoding translation initiation factor IF-2: MSKVRVFELAKELGLSSKELMAKLQELGFAITSHMSTLEEKEVKLLEKKLGHLRTAKKVEAKKAKPKKKKEQERPLVSPEKEQVKVPPQEKPEEAPVRVAAAVADAPVKTPLAEPPPEIVEEKGPLVEDTAAGGTAIEDETDLLQEEKRRIEWRTKRRDRRKRRREREKERLKKLEEKKAPEPPPPSERLLRRKARGPRVPVITVDEVITVDELARIFKVKASALILELMQMNIMATKNQPLELDIVRQLAEKHGYEVQVATSPEDLLEEAEEEEAPEKLKPRAPVVTVMGHVDHGKTALLDAIRRTNVIEEEAGGITQHIGAYDVKLDKGHVVFLDTPGHEAFTAMRAQGAQVTDVVVLVIAADDGIMPQTLEAINHARAAGVTIVAAINKIDKPTANVDRVKQQLAKIDLLPEDWGGKTITVPVSAKSREGLNDLLEMLLLEAELLELKANPDKPARGIVLEAKLDRGRGAVATLLVQEGTLRVGDAFVAGSQYGKVRALIDDKGKPLPEAGPSVPVEVLGFAGVPQAGDAFIALEDEKKARQIADARALKQRQKEMIRQKRVTLEDLYQQIQAGEIKELNIVLKGDVQGSVTALQDSLQKLPTENVKLNVIHAGVGGINESDVILASASNALLIGFNVRPDAKARDLAEKEGVDYRLYRVIYDVIDDVRAAMEGLLEPERKEIFVGRAEVIQTFKISTVGMVAGCRVSDGELVNNQRARLIRDGVVVWDGRIISIKRYKDSVQKCAAGTECGLSLENFNDIKIGDAIESYRIEEIARKL; the protein is encoded by the coding sequence AACGGCGAAAAAGGTCGAAGCGAAGAAAGCGAAACCGAAAAAAAAGAAAGAGCAGGAGAGGCCGCTTGTCTCCCCGGAAAAGGAGCAGGTGAAGGTCCCGCCGCAGGAAAAGCCTGAGGAAGCGCCTGTCCGGGTGGCGGCCGCCGTTGCCGACGCACCGGTCAAAACGCCGCTTGCCGAGCCTCCCCCTGAGATTGTTGAAGAGAAGGGGCCTCTTGTCGAAGATACAGCGGCTGGCGGAACGGCTATCGAGGATGAAACCGATCTCCTTCAGGAAGAGAAAAGACGCATCGAATGGAGGACGAAACGGCGCGACCGCCGCAAGCGCAGGCGGGAACGCGAAAAGGAACGGCTCAAGAAGCTCGAAGAGAAGAAGGCGCCCGAGCCGCCGCCGCCTTCTGAGCGACTCCTGCGAAGAAAAGCGCGCGGACCGCGCGTGCCGGTTATTACCGTCGATGAGGTCATCACCGTTGATGAATTGGCCAGGATCTTCAAGGTCAAGGCGTCGGCGCTCATCCTTGAACTGATGCAGATGAATATCATGGCGACAAAGAACCAGCCGCTCGAATTGGATATCGTGCGGCAACTGGCCGAGAAACATGGATATGAGGTGCAGGTCGCCACGTCGCCGGAAGACCTGCTGGAGGAAGCCGAAGAGGAAGAGGCCCCGGAAAAATTGAAACCGCGCGCGCCTGTGGTCACGGTTATGGGGCACGTCGATCATGGAAAGACCGCACTGCTCGATGCGATCCGCAGAACAAACGTCATTGAAGAGGAAGCGGGCGGGATCACCCAGCACATCGGCGCTTATGATGTTAAGCTCGATAAGGGGCACGTGGTTTTTCTGGATACTCCCGGCCATGAGGCTTTTACTGCGATGCGGGCGCAGGGTGCCCAGGTGACCGATGTTGTTGTGCTGGTAATTGCCGCCGATGACGGAATCATGCCGCAGACTCTTGAAGCGATCAATCATGCGCGTGCGGCCGGCGTCACGATAGTGGCCGCCATCAATAAGATTGACAAGCCGACGGCAAACGTCGATCGGGTGAAACAGCAACTGGCAAAGATCGATCTGCTTCCCGAAGATTGGGGAGGGAAAACGATTACCGTGCCCGTATCCGCAAAGTCAAGAGAAGGCTTGAATGACCTTCTCGAGATGCTCTTGCTTGAAGCCGAGCTTCTGGAACTGAAAGCGAATCCGGATAAGCCTGCTCGGGGTATCGTTCTTGAGGCCAAGCTCGACCGCGGGCGCGGCGCGGTTGCAACCCTGCTGGTTCAGGAGGGTACATTACGCGTGGGCGATGCGTTCGTCGCCGGCTCGCAATACGGCAAGGTTCGCGCACTCATCGATGACAAGGGAAAGCCTCTTCCCGAAGCCGGACCGTCCGTGCCGGTGGAAGTGCTTGGATTCGCGGGCGTCCCGCAGGCAGGCGACGCATTTATTGCCCTTGAAGACGAGAAAAAAGCGCGCCAAATAGCCGATGCCCGCGCCTTGAAGCAGCGGCAGAAGGAAATGATTCGGCAAAAGCGTGTGACTCTCGAGGACCTGTACCAGCAAATTCAGGCCGGCGAGATCAAGGAATTGAACATCGTTCTCAAGGGCGACGTGCAGGGATCGGTTACCGCATTGCAGGATTCGCTGCAGAAACTGCCCACGGAGAACGTGAAGCTGAACGTCATTCACGCAGGTGTCGGTGGAATCAATGAATCCGACGTTATTTTGGCCTCGGCTTCGAACGCGCTTCTGATCGGTTTTAACGTGAGACCGGACGCGAAGGCACGCGATTTGGCCGAGAAAGAAGGCGTGGATTACCGCCTCTACCGGGTCATTTATGATGTGATCGATGATGTGCGCGCCGCCATGGAAGGCCTTCTGGAGCCGGAGCGCAAGGAGATCTTCGTGGGCCGCGCGGAAGTGATACAGACCTTCAAGATCAGCACGGTCGGAATGGTCGCCGGCTGCAGGGTGAGCGATGGAGAGCTTGTGAACAACCAGAGGGCGCGGCTGATCCGGGACGGCGTTGTAGTCTGGGACGGCAGGATCATCTCCATCAAGCGGTACAAGGATTCGGTCCAGAAGTGTGCGGCAGGCACGGAATGCGGGCTCAGTCTAGAGAACTTTAACGATATCAAGATCGGGGACGCGATCGAGAGCTATCGGATCGAGGAGATAGCTCGAAAGCTGTAA
- the secG gene encoding preprotein translocase subunit SecG, whose amino-acid sequence MGILLLIIHVLACTGLILIVLLQAGKGASLGAAFGGGASQTVFGARSATFIGRLTWVLAAVFMTTSLLLAIISPWGDQTAVPQSDILQEEAVPPSPLQGVPIETFSGDVTPPAEPGAESVPQPPEQPAAGTQPAPAQAEE is encoded by the coding sequence ATTGGAATTCTTCTCTTGATCATACACGTATTGGCCTGCACCGGTTTGATTCTCATCGTCCTGTTGCAGGCAGGCAAGGGTGCGTCGCTGGGAGCCGCCTTCGGGGGCGGCGCCAGCCAAACTGTCTTCGGCGCAAGGAGTGCTACCTTTATTGGCAGACTCACATGGGTTCTTGCCGCTGTTTTCATGACGACCTCGCTGCTGTTGGCGATTATTTCGCCGTGGGGCGATCAAACTGCTGTCCCGCAGAGCGATATTCTGCAGGAAGAGGCGGTGCCCCCGTCTCCTTTGCAGGGTGTGCCAATCGAAACCTTCTCCGGTGACGTGACGCCGCCGGCGGAACCCGGAGCAGAAAGCGTTCCCCAGCCGCCGGAGCAGCCCGCCGCCGGAACTCAGCCGGCACCCGCGCAAGCCGAAGAATAA